In the genome of Trypanosoma brucei gambiense DAL972 chromosome 11, complete sequence, the window AATGGGAGCTACCGTGACGGCATCAATGCGAAGAATCACGTCTTCTACAGGTAATGTATACGACGCCAACCGTTCGCCGTCACTTGCGCGTAACACATTAATTGTATCACCACATGCCGCCACGAGACACTCCACCCCATTCAAACACGGGGAATGCAATGAAGAGGAAATTTGAGAATTtggaagcagcaacagagaCGCGATGTTCCCACCGCTGTATAGTGGCACCTGCGACCACTGAGTACGGAAGCAgttccttccttccattGCTTGCGGGATTCACAAGGTGGTACAATTTGCTTTGTATAATATACAATTAACCCACCTTCCTTTAAACAACCTCGCTCGTatttagaaaaataaaaaaaaactgctcggcattcaaaaaaaaaaaaaagcacagcCCCAATGATTTACGgtaaaaatagagaaaaaataaaataaacggaggatgagaaaaagaagaagaggaatagTTATGCACACAAGGACGGTAACAAGGGGtaaccaagaaaaaaaaaagtgaaacttACGTGGAGTAATCCACCTACCAAAACTATGGTAACAACCTTCCCTGTAGGGTTAAAAGGTTAGGGAAGGGGTGGAGGGACAAAACACAGAAACAAGTGACGACGAACAAACCCGATGTTGCACCACACACGCCTAAGCGACCCATTCATCCTCCGCTGAGTTTTCTAAACCCGCAAGACCTGGAATCAGTTCATCAATTTGAGAAACGTTAATGGTAGATGCACCGCGGCGTCGAAGTGCCTGGGACACCGCGTCCTGCACCGTTAGATGCTCCCTAATGGGTTCACGGCGGCGCTTACGTGTCGAATGCGACTCTTCAAGTCTCTCAATTTCCTCCTTCGTGCGAGCAGCGCCGAGATTCCAACTTTCCCCATACAGCGCCTCGCCTACTTTTTGGCGTCTCAAGCGTTCCTCGTTATCAAGCACCAGATATGGTTCAAGGTCTGTCATGTCATCTAATTCTGGATCCTGCAACACAATAAACTCCCAAGGCAGTGCGAGGGCACGCTCATTATCATACAATACCTCGGCTAGACAGGGATCTATTTTGAATTTGGCCTCTGCTGCACCTTCTGTCTTCACTACAGCTTCTTCCTCAGGCAGTTGAGGTGCCGGCACCACATCATCAGGGTTGACAGCCTCCATATCGAAATCGCGACGGATATCTAACACATTCGGATCACGTGTCATTAACATACGATAATAATCGGTCATTTCGGAAAGAGACATCCCTGCATTAGGTACAGGTGGTGCTCCCTTCTCAGGTGTACTCGGTTCCTGTCGCACGGGTTCCTGCTTGACCCGCTCAAGTTTCACCATAATTttgtcctcctcttccttcacacTTGCCCGCGCCTTCGACGAGTCGATCGGTTTGGTGTTGGGCAGGCCAAGAATCTGCAACTGTTGCTGAGGGGTTAATGTAGTTAAATCTAAACTAGCGTCACTTGGAGTTTTCCCCTCTAACGCACAGTggcaaagtaaaaaatgcCTCCACTTTTCGCAGCGATCTGGGGTGCTTGGGGTTGAAACCTTCGCTTCGGCCACAAGCTCGTAATACATTGCTGACAATTGCCGCAGCTCTGCATCACGCTTGTCCCCATCATACTTTTTCGTAGCACTGGTGAAAGCTGGTGGAAGTGAGCTGTCATCCCTTGTATACTTATCAATACTATCCAAGGCTGCTGTGCTTGTGGCCGCAAATTCGTCCAAACGCCTAGATATGGTCCCTGCGGTTAACCTCACGAAACCACAAACTTCGTCAGGGGATCGCGGGATGTTAAACATGTAACATGCCACTAAAAGGGCGGCAACGCATACGCCAAGCGGCCGCCGACCGCACGCTATCCAGTCGTCATGCATGGCACGCAGAACCTTTAGTGCGCAAACCACTACTGATCTTGTCATTTGCCCTAAATTCATTTGCTCAGCAAACCTATGCACGACACATGATGGGTCAATGACAGGTACCTCAGTCCGGGTAGCTTCGCAAACGAGATGCATGTATGATAATATATCATATGGACTCTCCCCGGTGGCATCCGCGAAGTCGAACACCATATGAGATGTTCGTTCTCGACGGCACATGGCATACAAAACAGCGCAAAGAATAGCTGGTCGGGCGCCAGACACCGCGTTAAGACTAACTGCGAGTTTGTAAAGCCCCAGTGCTGCCTCCACCATGTCATCACTTACATCTAATTGTCGTGCAATTGTCGCCATCCCGCGACGAGCGGCCTCGATTGAAGGTCTGGCGGCGGGCATACGAACACTAACGGAGCCACGTGTGGGTCGCAAATGGCCAAGAGCCCGTAACCTTCCACCTTTATCACCACGTGCAAATATGGGATCCAATTCCAGTTGAGGATCCTGCACGATATCACCGCATAAAGTACAAG includes:
- a CDS encoding transcription factor IIIb, putative, with protein sequence MPAARPSIEAARRGMATIARQLDVSDDMVEAALGLYKLAVSLNAVSGARPAILCAVLYAMCRRERTSHMVFDFADATGESPYDILSYMHLVCEATRTEVPVIDPSCVVHRFAEQMNLGQMTRSVVVCALKVLRAMHDDWIACGRRPLGVCVAALLVACYMFNIPRSPDEVCGFVRLTAGTISRRLDEFAATSTAALDSIDKYTRDDSSLPPAFTSATKKYDGDKRDAELRQLSAMYYELVAEAKVSTPSTPDRCEKWRHFLLCHCALEGKTPSDASLDLTTLTPQQQLQILGLPNTKPIDSSKARASVKEEEDKIMVKLERVKQEPVRQEPSTPEKGAPPVPNAGMSLSEMTDYYRMLMTRDPNVLDIRRDFDMEAVNPDDVVPAPQLPEEEAVVKTEGAAEAKFKIDPCLAEVLYDNERALALPWEFIVLQDPELDDMTDLEPYLVLDNEERLRRQKVGEALYGESWNLGAARTKEEIERLEESHSTRKRRREPIREHLTVQDAVSQALRRRGASTINVSQIDELIPGLAGLENSAEDEWVA